From Achromobacter spanius, a single genomic window includes:
- a CDS encoding GlcG/HbpS family heme-binding protein — MKKLSLAALLSTLAFAGAANAAVLSENNLSMADAQKLATATVAACQAKGYNVSASVVDRAGLLKAFARADNAGPHTIEASRAKAFTAVSAKTPTLTMMENAQKNPGAANLTDIPGFLLLGGGVPVKAGNSVIGAIGVAGAPGGNLDAQCADTVLEENAALFK; from the coding sequence ATGAAGAAACTGTCGCTTGCCGCCCTGCTCTCCACGCTGGCTTTCGCTGGCGCCGCCAACGCTGCCGTGTTGAGCGAGAACAACCTGTCGATGGCCGATGCGCAGAAGCTCGCAACGGCCACCGTCGCTGCCTGCCAAGCCAAGGGCTACAACGTCAGCGCGTCGGTCGTGGACCGCGCCGGCCTGCTCAAGGCCTTTGCGCGCGCCGACAACGCCGGCCCGCACACCATCGAAGCCAGCCGCGCCAAGGCCTTCACCGCGGTGTCGGCCAAGACGCCCACGCTGACCATGATGGAAAACGCGCAAAAGAATCCCGGCGCGGCCAACCTGACCGACATTCCGGGCTTCCTGCTGCTGGGCGGCGGCGTGCCCGTCAAGGCCGGCAACAGCGTGATCGGCGCCATCGGCGTGGCCGGCGCCCCGGGCGGTAACCTGGACGCGCAATGCGCCGACACGGTGCTGGAAGAGAACGCCGCGCTGTTCAAGTAA